The nucleotide window TCCAGTTTCCTTGGTCAATAAGAAGGTTATAGACAAGCAATAGTAGAAACTTATCTCTAATCTGGTGATCATTTTGATAATTCACTGGTACAAATCCAGAAGAATAATATGCTGACTTAAATTTTTCAAGAGGGATAATATATATCGAataatgagttgattttgaacCGCACTTCTTTAATTGGAAACTAAATTACTATACCAAACTTAACATTCTATGTATCTATGGACAGTCAGCTTTATGGCCTAGAAACCAAAGACCAAATACTTGCACCAAATTGATTCAGTTTCATCACTATGTTGATTTTTCCATAAATGAAGCCATGCCTTGTAAGGACCTAGTCATATGCTATACTCAGATCTCAGGTCATATATAGCATTTCACTTGGACGCTTTTTATAATGTCCCTCAATCAATTATGCAGCTACAACTAACTAGAGAAAGCTAGCGAAGAAAAAGTACGGGTAGTGAAACTTTTCTTGCTGAATTTTACAAGCACAGAGTattgaatttcaattttctaaGTTAAAAGAGTTTAAATTTGTCTCAAAGAGTTCTAAAATGCCTGCTGTCGGAGCAAGCAACAAACTGTTTCACTGATTACTTAGTTAGTGTTGCCTTACATGTAAATGCAGCACAATTCTCTGAGTTAATCAATTGCTCAGAAGTAACAAGAGGTTTCCAAATTGCTGAAACAGTACTAATTTTGTAAGAGTAAGATTGGTTCACAAATGGGGTATTCAAAACAAAAACTGTTCCTCATCTTGACTTAACAAGTCTGAAACAAATGGTCAAAGCAAAGCTCTTTGGCTTTTGTATTTCCCATTTTGATAGTTAGCCAAGGGACAAGAACTGTAGATTTTATCACATTATGTAGTTCTTCTATTGCACTTAGTTTGGAAATGATCACTTGATTCAGCTCAAGATTGTTagaaaacttgaaaaaacaCCAATGCTAAATGAATGAAACCATCAATTGAAGAAGGTTCAATACTTCATTATCTTCCCATAATTTAACAATGAGGCTTTGTAAATATAAGTTCACTAATCTACCTAGTCAGAGGCAAAATCCTCATAATAACATTAATTACTGTTTTCTCTAAATACTCCTAAACTTTACAGTGTCCGAATCTTGCTTTAGTATAAAATTGTGAAAGCAAGTTTCCATTTCAGTTCCTCAAACGAGAAGTAACGTTAATGAAGACATCCTCTCTGCAAGGTATTGTAAGACCACCCATTGGATGATCAAAACCAAATTCTTCCTCAGCTTGACTAAGCAAGTTTTGAAATAAAGGGTGGCTCAAGAATGATATAGGAATTACAAATCTCTTCTTCTGCTCCTCCCCAACATACACAGCACAGTGGCCTTTTGGAACATCTTTAGCTGTAGAAGACTTCTTGATTATACGAGGCATACGGATAGCCATGGTTGTTTAGTTCAATGTAggtaagaaaataatgaagctTTGGATAGTTTTAAGTTTTGATGAGTGTTGTGgcttttctttttgtgtttaTATAGGCCTATGACAAGTTGTGCATTGAATTGGCATTTTCAGTAGGCACCAGTTAAAGATTACTTGTGTAGTTGAATTTTGGCGCGCACTATTTAGAGACAATAGCACATGAATATAACACATGAATATGCCTTCCAACtaattatcaaactatttaGACTTTGAAACTATGTCTAAAAGCACAAGGCCCCATTGCTTTTCTAAATAAAGAACAGATTCatgaaatttcattttcttgaaataGTTTAGTTAGGGACCACCTGAAGCCATATCAATTAAGTGTAGTCAGCATCCCATCGATCAATTGATCATAAAACGTGAATCTATATGGACATCTCCTGAAGATTTTAGACAAAATCTGATCATTCATAGTGCTAAAAGGGACGGCTCAGAAGGCATGTTGGTTGGTTCAAGTAGTGCTGCAGTTGAGTAGTGAGTACACATAAAATGGTCAAACTGCGAGAGAAATCGATACAATCTAGAAAATTCCTCCAGTTGCATTAGTCAACAAGAAGTTCATAGACAAGCCAGAGAAGAATGTAGAAATTCACAAATTGAATAATGAGTTGACATTGAGCAACACTTCTGGATTCCATTAAATTTCATGAGTTGACATTGAGCAATACTTCTGGATCCCATTGAATTTCATTAATAGAATAATGAGTTGACATTGAGCAGCACTTCTTTAGTAGGAATCTAATTTGCCAAACATTCCAAGTTCCAACATAGGCACTTTAGGTGCATGTTGACTATGCACTCTTACTTTATGTAATGTCCAATGTATGATAGAGATAGTGCGGTGATTCACCTCAATGCTAATGCTGATCCTCAAGGTGTTTATGGATAGTCTGCACTATGACATGTATGGCCTAAAAACCAAACACCAAATATTTACGCCAAATTAATTCAGCTTCATGTATTTCATCTAAAAGTTTATCACTATCTTGATTGTTCACAACAGACTGAGATCAGAAAATGAATGAATTTTGCTTAGCAATGagaaagtaaatttttttttgttaagaataCTGTgcataagtatatatatagtatatgcaAGTAGTAATTTCTAATGCATATCCAAATGTTTAGTGATGTTGAAAAGACAACAACACATGAAATATAACATGGTTTGCTTTTCCAATTCATTAATTGACAAAGTACTTAGACCATATAATACTTGATGAAGAAAAAACAGCATGTCCTACTACTTTTCTCATAACCAAATGTAAGAGGACCCtctttaatttgactaatacCACTATGAATGGATCAAGTCTCTTGTCTAATGATCAAATGACAACTTTGATTGGATAAGTAATACTATATTACTATCACTTGGCCCCTTATTCATTATCAAAGATGTGATTGTAGACATCTAAACATGATAATTAGTTATGTTAAGTAAGTTTAATTATTCAACTAACCTCGTACTTGCGAAGAAATATACATCTAAAATTGATTAAGGAAGTTATGTCCACGTGATTGGCCTATGAAAAAAGATTCATGTCCACGTGTGCATGACTTGTTGAAGATATAATTAAGCAAATAAAATATGTGCCCGTGAAAATTAAGAATCATGTGCGATTGCTAAATGTGAACTATCGGTTTGCAGTCTACAGacaattcacaaaaaaaatggtAGAAAATGAGGCAACAACTAGTATGAAAATTTGTTAATTAATCATGGGTTTGACTTCCTCAATTTCTTCAATAATCGGTTCTTTACTAACAATATAAGTAATGTGTCAACATAAATTGGATTGACTTAACAAATACTGATAATGATCTGACTTTTAATAACACGTTTTGCCATAAATGGGTGATGATAGTGATATAACAATACTCATAGAAAATGGAAATGAAGACGAACGGAGCTAAGTACAACAAAATTTGAGCatttattgaattcaaattttgtcCCTTATAGTTTACACCAAACATTTCAGCATTTATAGGAAACTATCTATCTACCTTAACAAGTTAGGGATAAGATTACGTACATACTACATACAGAACTTCGACACTTTCTCCAAAGTCAGCTTTCACTAAGAATGAACTTAAATTCTGTTTAGGAactaaaatatgaagaaaaaagaacattttggaaacaacacatttttggattttacttcaatttttgactcaattttttttttattatccaTTGAGGCATTTACTTCAATGCTAGCAACAGAGTAACAAAAATACTATTCTTGATAAGCGAACCCAAAcatagagaagaaaaaaaagagcaCTATTTTCAAGAATCTGAATTATGATACAAATGAGCCCACTAACTTTTTTCTGGTAAATTGGCAAAAGGTTGATTTATTAAACAATGGCAAGTCCAGGTTCAATGCCCTCTATAATATAGGAAAATGAGCTACTTTTGTTATCCTTATAACTCATCGAGAAACAtctttttgtatcaataaacaACAGTACAGGAAGTGCAGTTAGTAAGTGTTTGTCAAAAGTCAATTATGGATATTGGTGAGGTACGTGATCATCTCatcaataaatttaaatatgagAGTATTTGCTTAATTATGCGTTCAACATATTCCCTAACACACGAGATTGATTTTTTAGTGAGataaatatgtaataataataatgggcGATAAGTATTGCTTTATTCTAATAAGAAGTTTCAAGTTCGAGTATACCGATAcagagtcgcctttgttagggtCTTAGGGAGCGCTTCACTTCACAATGTGAACTTTTAGGCGTGATTCCGGATTTAGTTGAGCTCCAATTTAGGCATCAAACACCGAATATGAAACCAAAAAACTAAATTAATGGATGGTGGGCGGAGATAGTTAGAAGTGTGGAGGGGCTTGAAAATTACattgtgtatatataaggtCAAAAGTATTATGTGTACTTGAAtttctttcatcttttttcacgtgtttacttttttattttttaaattatgttagtGAAAGTTGCCTATGCCACCATGATGGTGAAACTTGAACGAAACTTGTGCATGCTCTGACATCATGCTCAGTCAACATTGTTGACAAAGgcgaatttaggattttagattTATGGATTCAACTTTTAAGGTTCTTAATATTGATTctgttatattttaaaacaacggGTCTATATCTACTATTTTGTGCAGTTTTAATGGATTTTACACATAAATATATTCTCTACCTGAAAAGTATCGAGTTTAATTCAAATAAACCCATTGTCGAGACGTGCATCGTCCACCCATGCATGTTGAAACTAAATAATTATCTATCTCATCCAAAAgtttaattactaaaaatatttttatttacctAATGATATGTTCAACAAAAATCAGCATGtcacatttttcaaataatgcaagatttttattaattttgtacCCTAAAGTGGTAGGACATGATGTCCTGAAATAGATTAGGCAAAACCATGTGATCTTTTGCCAATTTCTTCACCTGATATGTTTGCCAACTTCACACATTAATCTTCATTAATTTATTGCCAATTTGAGGATTGAAATGACTCTATATATGTAGTCTAGTTTTCCTATCTTCCTTTTCAAACACAAGTcaaattcatttcaaattaaaacatCAATTTAGCCTCAAATCTTTTGTGTTTAAAAATGGGAAGAGGTTTAGTTGGAATATCAAATGCTAAGGAGAAGCTTAGAAGAACAATTTCACCAAGAAATGGAAGCATTTCATCTACTACAAATGATGTACCAAAAGGACATTTTGCAGTTTATGTTGGTGAAACATATAGGAGATTTGTTGTTCCAATTTCTTACTTGAATCACCCTTTATTTCAAGATTTGTTACATTGGGCTGAAGAAGAATTTGGGTATAATCATCCTATGGGAGGTATTACAATTCCATGTAGTGAAGATTACTTTATTAGTCTCATTTCTTTACTTAAGTCATCATAGACTCTAAAGAATTGTAAACTTATTTCATCTCATAGTCTTagtgatttcttttttttttcctctacCATTTGGTATCTGGAATTCATTGGTCCGATTGATCCGGATTTATGCAGCATATAAAGATCTTCATTTTTCTATGAGGAGTTACTTTATTTCTATGGCTCAAATCTGAGACATTTGGATTGAGAGAGCTCGACTAAGTCAGCCTCGATCTCTTCAATTTTGTAACATGGACTATTCCCAATGTAATATGTATATTCAATATtcaaataatgtttttttaaatcctttttcctgttttttattattaccctGATCTTGATCTTATTAACTGGAAATTATATGGaccacaataaaaaaaaactagctAGCCAGGTTAGGTGCACTGACAACCAAAAGaatagataattaaatataaataaatgcaTCATTTCCAGATGAATTAACTACTAAATGGTAATGGCACCTCCAAATGATTACTGACAATAgatttgataatttattttatttttttggaggggAAGATCAGTTGGGAATTATTATATTTAGATTGAAAATCATGATTAGTCGCAGAAAGAGATATCATAAAGTATACATTTTTTGCTTGCAGACACAAACAAATAGTGAATTCAACGTTTTCTACTAATTATGATTTATGGCTACACAAATTAGTTATggttaaaactaaaatattatagGCAAATTAATGAGCTAAATTGTCCTAGTTGAATGCATAAGCAAAAAACTATattgttataaaaaatattttcgaaaAAAACTTAATTACTATATTAAGGTATTGATGATGTtattatagattaaaaaaagttataaagaaataaaatataacctaaaaattattttcaaaaaaaaacttttattatAATAAGATATTGTTATTTGAAGATATTGCTATGGAGAAGTTGGGCTCTACTCTACTAAATAACTaggcaaaaaaaatattcatttttacttgtccttagtataatttttcctttacttgtttattcttaacaaaataattttattaatattttttttactggttcatttttaataaattaatttttatagttAATTTTCTTCCAACAGTATCCTTATCATTAAGTAACTACATAAAGTACTACTAATCAAATTTAGCTTTTTAATATACAattaatacaaattatattcctcagtccaaaataaatatatttctagCACTCTTTTATggttcaaaataaatgaatgttTCAAAgtccaaaaatatattaaattatatttttgtaaaattatccttttctacaataattttttaaattatcactaattttaagaaaaattggCGAAGAAGCAAAATGATATAATTAACAAATTACCCTTTTTATTAATGtcattagttaattttttttttttgaaaaggtgTATTACCAGTTTACCacccaaatttattttgaaatggagaaagtttaatatagtaaaataattttctaataaataatttcttaagGTGATCAAGTATTAAGTCAATAAaagccaaataaaaaaaaagtatagtaTATTATGTTGACTATATTAACTTTTGTTGAAGTGGCAAAACTTAGAGAGCAAGGTGGgaacatattaaaaatttaacaaaCAAATCAACAATAGCACTTAAAGAAATTTATCACGAAATGGCGACGTAATTGTGTTTGTTTAATGGCACTTGatgttattaattaatgatatataaCAGCTAGCAAGACGCAGAATATACCACGAACTTTGGGGGCAACAGAATTTAAgccaaaatatatttgaaaaaaaatatattatatttcaaGTACTGTAGCTCAAGAAAATGCTCATTTAATGTATCGTCTTCATCTAATTATACGACTAATTTCATGACTCAAAACttacattatatttattgatattgtataaTTCTATATTGTTCTTACAATTTAATCTATAATctattttatgttattattccTTTCAGTGCAAAAGATGTTTTAGGCTTGATACATGGATTAAGgtattcatttacttttaaaaattaaattaatagagGTTTTGactaaaatatctttaattgtgattttttttttccctttttgacaTAAATTATCATTGAATTAGGAATATGTCAAGTGAAAATTTGAAGGAAAACAAAAATTCTTAAATACCTTCTTAATATATGAAACATCATTATTTTAGATCGGAGaaaatattatacttttattctttttaatctATGTAATTTGATTCAAAATGCAACTAGTGTCAAATTTATTCATTTCAATgtgaattcaaatataattttttaaaagtatttcaaaataaaatttaaagatcaAATATATTCTACAAAGCGGTACGCGGTATGAGCTTTAAAATAAAACTGTGGGCTATCaccataaatataaatatttcattcattcaaaatatttatcgtTATTAATTTCATTCAAAAGTATTCACACTGCAACAAGTTGGGGGATCCAATTGATAAATTTATGAGATCACTGCTACTATCATACTAATAATGCAtgcaagagaagaaaaaaataaatagaaccATCCACCGTCGAGCTTTCTCAGGGTCCCACACTTCTTTCCATatagttattaatattataatatcaaTTCATAAACAACCAATAGAATTCaaatcctatatatatatagtataactTATATGTTTATCAATCATATCTAAACCTTAAACAAttttaacttcttcttttcttcctccAGATTGAAAGATAATTAGCCAAAGAAATTTTGTTGGTTTGATAATGGGGATTATAGGTATAAGGGCGATGATTCGACAAGCTGCTAAGTATAATGTTTTTTTACGAACAAAATTAGAGGTACCAAAAGGGCATATAGTAGTGTATGTGGGAGAGAGGTATTACAAGAAACATAAGAAGTTTGTGGTTCCAATATCATATTTGGAACATCCATTATTTCAAGAATTGTTGAGGAAAGCAGAAGatgaatatggatttcatcatccAATGGGTGGTCTTACTATTCCATGCAGTGAAACTACATTCCTCACTATCATTTCTCATTTGAATCTCATCTCTACATGTCaataatattaattgttgttattgaactcattgtatttttaaactTATGAGTTCAACTATTTATTACtgtaatttaatgatttttttttcacagatatatatatatactcatcaTATACATTTAAGTTCAATGTAATCAATTACCGGTGTaaggaaatatatttttcacttCCAAGTTCCATATGAAACAATTCGTATATTTTCTCATTGAAATTTTCAGTGACAATTCCGACAcaaattttgattgaattaatgagaaaagaaaaaataatagtgttttcaaaaaaaaaattaagaaacttCTTATTATTTCATTGAGAATCTGTTCTCcactattatatttttctagTGAGCTGATGTAgtggaaaattatatttataagacaaatttttcattaattcaCAGCAAAAGGCCTCTCTCtatttctactttttcttttctagtaGTGATTATTCTGAATTACTCCATATTTTACACTTGCATGCactaattgtttgtattttcTCATAAATCACAACACACATCATTATACTCCCAttccatctcaatattttaacgagtatattttcaagaatatacacaaaaaaaaaaaaaagttaaaactaaatctatATTTTCGCGAAGATGAAAAATCTAAATTACTTTCTgacaattaaaattatatacattAACAATGTGATGAACTTAACATTTTACAACATAATGTAATTTAACTTGTTATTCTAAATTATCAATAAATACTAGTataacaaaaatacatattatttgtatatctaagTTAAATCCATTATTTTGACACCTCGTAGTCTCATTTATGATACTAATAAAAGAATAGCTTCCACTTCTTTGGGGCTACTAATATTCTACGCTGTTTTGCATGGCTGGATTTTCATGTTTATTAAAAAGAGAATATTAATTCGCGGTGGAAAAGTAGTGTAGAGAAAGACGtactaattaatttgatttaaaaataacttactTTACATCATCGTTAATTAACACACTGGGAATGATTAATTATGACATGTCGGTGGGGTTATTTATGTTCATGTACGGAGTGTCTTCTTTTTATCTGATGGATTATTCACTTTGTCTCATATTAATTGATCATCTTATTAAAAAGTTGTTACTATTACACTATTAATTGTCCACCTtactaaataaagaaaatattaattagatttttcctatattaccttgtaattaattttttttaaaagtgatcacatttatttataattttttaatattcatataaaaagaaaattgttataGGACGAAGGGAGGGAGTATTGTTAATTCTAAAACTCTCAGAACTCTAAGTCACGTTGATTCTGTTTAGATGGAAAATCGTTTTCCATCATGATAAttagagtattttttttattatcacaTATTCTTTGATATTGATGACTATACTtccaattttcttttaaataaagtACTTTTATATGAGTTGTTAAGATAATTAATTGCTGCTCTCTTTCCTATAatcaaaaaattcttttaatatttcttttatattcagTTGAAAgggaaataagaaattatttattGGAACTAGTCAATAGTTAGAGAACGTTTTACCCTTAAATGAAATTTCTTATATTCTTAAtatgaataattcaaattaatcataTCCCAAAATAATTCGCAATTCataagtaattttaaaatatcaatgcAGAATAATAATATCtaacattaatttaaaattgtaaataTGAACGCGGAGAATTAGATGCACAAACAATACATATATATCCTGGCATTATTAGTGGCCATCTAATAATCCATTTAGTTAGTTTGTTAATTAATTCTTTACGAAATGATCATTGGTACGAAATTTAGTTTTGTTGACatttgggaattttttttttctttccttttactCCTTTCTGTTACAAGTCATCAACTTGATTAGGTTTGGATGTacaatcacaattttttttttatgttcaatATAATAAACATTATTCAATCACCTCTCTTGACCATATATAGCAtccatttaataatttaatttatataggACAAACTTTGTGAGCTctattacattattatttttcatgtaaGTCTATAgctcaagttaattttatataatatgtaCATTCATGTTACTTATTAAGTATtcacaattacaaaaaaaaaatgtagtaacTATGCGGACAAATTTTGactgataatatatataaaaaaaaattatattaattgttgatatatataacttataatatatttttaaaaatattttaattggcTGGAGGCACGAAAGAGTTTCaacatatgtatatgtatataatataataaaagaaagagTAACATTTAGATAACGACTGGATAATTAAATATGAAGAATTTTTCAATTTGAGTGTATTATACACaattaaagacaaaaaatattgtatagGGGCCGGAGATGTTGTTTCATGTTTGGTCGTGTTTGAGACACAAACATTAATATGGATGAAAACTATGTCCAAATTGGAAACAATGGCCAAGTGACGGTGTTGTGTATTATGACcaccaacaaattaaaacaagcCAAATTCAAATGTAAGTggatataaataattaaaattaattatggaaaaattacaTGGTTAACTAACTTGTACACTCTATTTGATACAGCGTCCTCTTTCGATCTATTGTGATCGTATCCAACGCCACTGTATGTGTCGATACAGTGAACGAACACATACAACCTATGGTGTTTGTATCCAGTATGAGATATATCGAGCGAAtgcaataataaaatttaaaattttgttaaagatagttgaaatttaatatatatgtataaacataatttttgtATACACACTATAAGATTCTATATATATgcagtataattttttaatggaGGTGGATCAACTGACCACCCTTTACTCTATATAGCTATGCTACTGAGTGAACACATACAACTCATGGTGATTGTACCCAACACAACTATGTGCATTGATACGGTAAAATTGAGCATACAATAGGataaaaacaaatagtaatTAGGTAAACTATAATTATGTACGATAACTAGACTCTAAAAGTATAGTCTTTATGAAAGTTTCTCAAGTAATCAAACTTCGTAGCAGCAGCCCAAATATGCAATAAGTTCAATTAAACAAGTGGGCTCCTTAATCAAGACTTGGATGAGAGTGATGACTTCATAGGGAATtgaatatttcatttcattttcttccaATTTGACAAAAATGAGCAAAGGCCATGTGAGGTAGGACCTCCCTTGCACAGTCCACTTTGGTAGCAACAACATATGCAgctaatataaattataatttccaCTTCAAACAATTCAGAACGACAAGTTCTTCCAATTATATCAAACACCAAATTTAGTACAACCAAGTCAGTATTAAAAAAAGTGATCATGGGTATTCGTTTGTTATCTATGATTTCAAGTGTCAAGCAATTCAACATATTGCATTCTGTTGTTACTAGGAAGCAAATATCAGATGTACCAAAAGGACATTTAGCAGTTTACGTTGGAGAAACAGAGAAGAAACGATTCGTGGTTCCAATTAAATACGTAAATCATGCTTCGTTCCAAGAATTGCTACGAAAATCAGAGGAAGAGTTCGGATATCAACATCCAATGGGCGGTCTCACAATACCTTGCAATGAGGAAGCTTTTTTTCATGTCACTTCTCGATTGAACAAAGCTTAGTGCATgcttaatttcttctttttatttttcaatacgttatacgttttttttttcctcttgcCATGCAAGAGCTGTAAATTTATGTGCAAATTAATGCCTTTACAGTACTGACTCATACTGTTGAGAAAAATACTGGAAAGgaaaaaattcaatcaaatatttatcattCTTCATTGTCATTACGTATCGTTTTTATCAAGTTATATTACTATATGCCTTATAAAGTAGCCTATCtaattgtttaaatattttaaacttcaaactgtcaagatttttctttttcctgtttaaagataaaatatcaaGATTTTTCTATGTTAAATAATCAAGAGCAAGAGAGATTTTGTAACGTAGAGGCCATTGGATGTGCTGTTTCGTTATCCATAAAGAATATTTTGCagacactacaacaaaaacgaCTTTTAGCGGCATTAAATattgacattaataaagagtgttaaagtcttTATCAGCATTAGTTAAGTGCCATTAGAACCAATGTCTCTAAAGGCTTTAGAGAcatacaaagagtgttaattgccgctaaaaatacatatttagcggtaattaagttaattaccgcta belongs to Solanum stenotomum isolate F172 chromosome 1, ASM1918654v1, whole genome shotgun sequence and includes:
- the LOC125845834 gene encoding auxin-responsive protein SAUR21-like, whose amino-acid sequence is MGIRLLSMISSVKQFNILHSVVTRKQISDVPKGHLAVYVGETEKKRFVVPIKYVNHASFQELLRKSEEEFGYQHPMGGLTIPCNEEAFFHVTSRLNKA
- the LOC125868608 gene encoding auxin-induced protein 15A-like is translated as MGRGLVGISNAKEKLRRTISPRNGSISSTTNDVPKGHFAVYVGETYRRFVVPISYLNHPLFQDLLHWAEEEFGYNHPMGGITIPCSEDYFISLISLLKSS
- the LOC125868671 gene encoding auxin-responsive protein SAUR21-like — protein: MAIRMPRIIKKSSTAKDVPKGHCAVYVGEEQKKRFVIPISFLSHPLFQNLLSQAEEEFGFDHPMGGLTIPCREDVFINVTSRLRN